Proteins co-encoded in one Pocillopora verrucosa isolate sample1 chromosome 1, ASM3666991v2, whole genome shotgun sequence genomic window:
- the LOC131780912 gene encoding GFP-like fluorescent chromoprotein amFP486, with protein sequence MSLSKQVIPEDVFMEFEMKGSVNGHYFEMKGEGKGKPYEGIQKSTYRVTKGGPLPFSFDILSSAFKYGNRCFTKYPEGMPDYFKQAFPAGMSYERTFTFEDGGVATASGHISLKGNLFKHISMFHGVNFPGDGPIMGKRTIGWDPSFEKMTVSDNILRGDVTMFLLLKGGGYHRCQFHTSYKTKEPVTLPPNHVVEHRITRTDIEDKDGKKVLLEETAVAHVNPL encoded by the exons ATGTCTCTTTCAAAGCAG GTCATTCCAGAAGACGTGTTTATGGAATTTGAAATGAAGGGTAGTGTCAATGGACATTACTTTGAGATGAAAggtgaaggaaaaggaaagcctTACGA AGGAATACAGAAATCCACTTATCGGGTCACCAAGGGAGGACCCCTTCCATTTTCCTTTGACATTCTGTCGTCAGCGttcaaatatggaaacagaTGCTTCACTAAGTATCCTGAGGGCATGCCCGACTATTTCAAACAAGCCTTTCCTGCTGGAATGTCATATGAAAGGACATTTACATTTGAGGATGGAGGAGTTGCTACAGCCAGTGGACACATTAG TCTTAAGGGCAATTTGTTTAAGCACATATCCATGTTTCATGGCGTAAACTTTCCCGGCGACGGACCCATAATGGGAAAGAGGACAATTGGCTGGGACCcttcctttgagaaaatgaCTGTCTCCGACAATATATTGAGAGGTGATGTGACTATGTTCCTATTGCTCAAAGGAGGCGGTTATCACAGGTGCCAGTTTCACACTTCTTACAA AACAAAGGAGCCGGTCACACTGCCTCCGAACCACGTCGTAGAACATCGTATTACAAGGACCGACATTGAAGACAAAGACGGCAAGAAAGTCCTGCTGGAAGAAACTGCTGTGGCTCATGTTAACCCTTTGTAA
- the LOC131780920 gene encoding GFP-like fluorescent chromoprotein amFP486 gives MSLSKQVILKDMNMKFEMKGSVNGHYFQIEGEGKGKPYEGIQKSTFRVTKGGPLPFSFDILSSAFKYGNRCFTYYPEGMHDYFKQAFPAGMSYERSFTFEDGGVATASGHIGLEGNLFTHKSMFHGVNFPADGPIMGMRTIGWDPSFEKMTVSNNILRGDVTMFLLLKGGGYHSCQFHTSYKTKAPVTLPPNHVVEHRIVRSDLDDKDGKKVLLEEYAKAHVNPV, from the exons GTCATTCTAAAAGATATGaatatgaaatttgaaatgaagggTAGTGTCAATGGACATTACTTCCAGATCGAGggtgaaggaaaaggaaagcctTACGA AGGAATACAGAAGTCCACTTTTCGGGTCACCAAGGGAGGACCCCTTCCATTCTCCTTTGACATTCTGTCTTCAGCGTTCAAATATGGAAATAGGTGCTTCACTTATTATCCTGAGGGCATGCACGACTATTTCAAGCAAGCCTTTCCTGCTGGAATGTCGTATGAAAGGTCATTTACATTTGAAGATGGAGGAGTTGCCACAGCCAGTGGACACATTGG TCTTGAGGGCAATTTATTTACACACAAATCCATGTTTCACGGCGTAAACTTTCCCGCCGACGGACCCATAATGGGAATGAGGACAATTGGCTGGGACCCGTCCTTTGAGAAAATGACCGTCTCTAACAACATATTAAGAGGTGATGTGACTATGTTCCTACTACTCAAAGGAGGCGGTTATCACAGTTGCCAGTTTCACACTTCTTACAA AACAAAGGCGCCAGTCACACTGCCTCCGAACCACGTTGTAGAACATCGCATTGTGAGGAGCGACCTTGATGACAAAGACGGCAAGAAGGTCCTGCTGGAAGAATATGCTAAGGCTCATGTTAACCCTGTGTAA